From a single Methanofollis sp. W23 genomic region:
- a CDS encoding class I SAM-dependent methyltransferase, which yields MKKGDQKGVFTDKKSAEQFNRLACTVFAPVNTAVAHQIVQECGVNRGTAVDIGGGPGHLAIELARITDLTIISLDISACIRQVAAENIRAAGLSDRITAVTGDAAQMPLPDASVDLAVSKGSVFFWPEPAAAFREIRRVLRPGGVAWIGGGFGSSVILQGVGEQMDRFDPTWIDGVRERLGDRTAERFREELKKAGIEEYTLLHDPWQLWIRFQGGKG from the coding sequence ATGAAAAAAGGAGATCAGAAAGGAGTTTTTACCGACAAAAAATCGGCGGAACAGTTCAACCGCCTTGCCTGCACCGTCTTCGCCCCGGTCAACACCGCCGTCGCCCACCAGATCGTACAGGAGTGTGGAGTCAATCGTGGCACGGCCGTCGATATTGGGGGCGGACCAGGCCACCTTGCTATCGAACTGGCGCGGATCACCGACCTGACGATCATTTCTCTCGACATCTCGGCATGCATACGTCAGGTGGCCGCCGAAAATATCAGGGCCGCCGGGCTTTCCGACCGGATCACGGCTGTCACCGGCGACGCCGCACAGATGCCTCTTCCCGACGCATCAGTTGACCTCGCCGTCAGCAAGGGATCCGTCTTCTTCTGGCCTGAACCGGCGGCCGCATTCAGGGAGATCAGACGGGTGCTCAGGCCCGGCGGAGTGGCATGGATCGGTGGAGGATTTGGGAGTTCCGTCATCCTCCAGGGGGTTGGAGAGCAGATGGACCGGTTCGATCCGACGTGGATCGACGGGGTGCGGGAGCGCCTCGGGGACCGGACGGCAGAACGGTTCAGAGAGGAACTGAAAAAAGCTGGCATTGAGGAATATACCCTCCTCCATGACCCCTGGCAACTCTGGATCCGTTTCCAGGGAGGAAAAGGATGA
- the tsaA gene encoding tRNA (N6-threonylcarbamoyladenosine(37)-N6)-methyltransferase TrmO codes for MHSEPTDQTRDPVTYRPIGVIRTPFTEQKNTPIQGVFNKACGTVELFPEYESGLLDIETFSHLFLIYHFHQANAQMLRQKPFLDLQKERGIFAIRHFNRPNPIGISIVELKGVRGNVLDVCGVDTLDGTPLLDIKPYVHQFDHREEVRSGWVDDQHVDDVREWNSTPEALRHRDRVNL; via the coding sequence ATGCATTCTGAACCAACAGACCAGACAAGAGATCCGGTCACCTACCGGCCCATCGGCGTCATCAGGACGCCCTTTACCGAACAGAAAAACACTCCCATCCAGGGAGTCTTCAACAAGGCGTGCGGCACCGTCGAGTTGTTCCCCGAATATGAGAGCGGATTGCTGGATATCGAGACGTTCTCGCACCTCTTCCTCATCTACCACTTCCACCAGGCGAACGCCCAGATGCTCCGCCAGAAACCGTTCCTCGACCTTCAGAAGGAACGCGGCATCTTTGCCATCCGTCACTTCAACCGCCCCAACCCGATCGGGATCTCGATCGTGGAACTGAAGGGCGTGCGCGGCAATGTCCTCGATGTCTGCGGCGTGGACACCCTCGACGGCACGCCACTGCTCGACATCAAGCCCTATGTCCACCAGTTCGACCACCGCGAGGAGGTCAGGAGCGGATGGGTGGACGACCAGCATGTGGACGATGTCAGGGAGTGGAACAGCACCCCTGAGGCACTCAGGCATCGCGACCGGGTGAACCTGTGA
- the modA gene encoding molybdate ABC transporter substrate-binding protein, whose protein sequence is MTYCGAGIREPMEEIANLYENKTGTMIEFSFGNSAALLSQMELVQQGDLYMPGATAYIEKAAEKGYVNTTEQVVYHIPVIAVAKGNPKNVTCIEDLAHDDLTVVVGDPTGPAIGKSTKKMLNKSGLWDAVSENAVATRATVNELVVDICMGTADASVIWYDLYVPDKMDLVEIPKDQNDIKVIPIGTLKFSENPAEAQEFADFVASDEGKAVFVKHGYIVYPDPEYED, encoded by the coding sequence ATGACCTATTGCGGCGCCGGTATCCGCGAACCGATGGAAGAGATCGCCAACCTCTATGAGAACAAGACCGGCACCATGATCGAGTTCTCCTTCGGCAACTCCGCCGCCCTCCTGAGCCAGATGGAACTGGTGCAACAGGGTGACCTCTATATGCCGGGCGCCACCGCCTATATCGAGAAAGCCGCCGAGAAGGGATATGTGAACACCACCGAGCAGGTTGTCTACCATATCCCGGTGATCGCCGTCGCCAAGGGCAACCCCAAGAACGTGACCTGCATTGAGGACCTGGCGCACGATGACCTGACTGTCGTGGTCGGCGACCCCACCGGCCCGGCGATCGGGAAGAGCACCAAGAAGATGCTGAACAAGAGCGGGCTCTGGGACGCGGTCTCTGAGAACGCCGTTGCCACGCGGGCGACCGTCAACGAACTGGTCGTCGACATCTGCATGGGCACCGCCGACGCCTCGGTCATCTGGTACGACCTCTATGTCCCTGACAAGATGGACCTCGTCGAGATCCCGAAGGACCAGAACGACATCAAGGTGATCCCCATCGGCACGCTCAAGTTCTCTGAGAACCCGGCCGAGGCCCAGGAGTTTGCCGACTTCGTCGCTTCAGACGAAGGGAAGGCAGTCTTCGTGAAGCACGGCTATATCGTCTACCCTGACCCGGAGTATGAAGACTGA
- a CDS encoding iron ABC transporter permease, protein MNAIRSARNWTTIGFLAGLPLVLFLVSFFLGRYAIDPITAVQIIVAAIIDAIPGFPLSIPHTWPAVMDTVVLKIRLPRICAAMLVGAGLAISGAAFQGLFRNPLVSPHILGVASGAGFGAALGILISGSMFVVQSLAFTFGIIAVVVTYLLARVYRTTPTLVLVLAGIIVSAFFQAMISLTKYVADPYEKLPAIVFWMMGSLADVRVGDLYIIAPLIIVCIVILLLIRWRINILSVGDEEAKALGINTTRMAQIIIVCATVITSMAVCISGIIGWVGLVVPHIARMIVGPDYKKILPVSVVIGACYLLVVDDIARTLTAAEIPLGILTAVIGAPVFAYLLKFRKVGWE, encoded by the coding sequence ATGAATGCGATCCGATCGGCCCGGAACTGGACGACCATCGGTTTTCTTGCCGGCCTCCCGCTTGTTTTGTTTCTGGTCTCATTTTTTCTCGGACGATATGCTATCGATCCCATCACCGCCGTTCAGATCATCGTAGCGGCGATCATCGATGCCATACCTGGCTTCCCGCTCTCGATCCCCCACACCTGGCCGGCGGTGATGGACACCGTCGTCCTCAAGATCAGGCTCCCTCGCATCTGCGCTGCAATGCTCGTGGGTGCCGGGCTTGCCATATCGGGTGCAGCCTTCCAGGGGCTCTTCAGAAATCCGCTGGTCTCCCCTCACATCCTCGGTGTTGCCTCAGGTGCAGGGTTTGGTGCGGCGCTGGGCATCCTGATCTCAGGATCCATGTTCGTGGTCCAGAGCCTTGCCTTCACCTTCGGGATCATCGCCGTCGTGGTAACCTATCTGCTGGCGAGGGTCTATCGTACCACCCCCACTCTCGTCCTCGTCCTCGCCGGGATCATCGTGAGCGCCTTCTTCCAGGCGATGATCTCGCTCACGAAATATGTCGCCGACCCCTATGAAAAACTCCCTGCCATTGTCTTCTGGATGATGGGAAGTCTCGCAGACGTCAGGGTTGGCGACCTGTATATCATCGCCCCACTGATCATCGTATGTATCGTTATTCTTCTCTTGATCAGATGGCGGATCAACATTCTCTCGGTAGGAGACGAGGAAGCAAAGGCGCTCGGCATCAATACCACCAGAATGGCCCAGATCATCATCGTCTGCGCCACCGTCATCACCTCAATGGCCGTCTGCATCAGCGGGATCATCGGATGGGTAGGACTCGTCGTCCCCCATATCGCCCGGATGATCGTCGGCCCTGACTACAAGAAGATCCTTCCAGTCTCGGTGGTGATCGGGGCGTGCTATCTTCTCGTCGTCGACGACATTGCCCGCACCCTCACCGCCGCCGAGATCCCGCTCGGCATCCTCACTGCCGTGATCGGGGCCCCGGTCTTTGCGTACCTGTTGAAGTTCAGGAAGGTGGGATGGGAATGA
- a CDS encoding putative sulfate/molybdate transporter, which translates to MQAEESYRRRPLKFTIGEAAGSVGDFGTILPIVLGVALVCDVNLAHIFLFFALWYVLSGVYYRLPIPIEPLKAVGAIAIAEGLTAGEIAGAGMIIGVIFLALGCCGSMTWLRDRIPVPVIRGVQAGLALMLIKTSLGFVVSDPLFAGISIAVVVLFFLAALRGTIKDISALVVLGIGIVAGVLTAGLPQVSMIALPALVLPDLADLTYAAVYLVPPQFPLTLTNAILATALLTHDLFKTEVEPDRLSRTIGVMNLVSVPFGGFPMCHGAGGLAAQHRFGARTGGANVIAGVIFLGFALFFASPESLALIPLGVFGGLLIFAAIELGKHSLKTDSYLVTGVIAALALLVNITLGFVVGLALAYVLEARKKKVGSTPHQ; encoded by the coding sequence GTGCAGGCAGAAGAATCATACAGGAGACGGCCGCTTAAGTTCACCATCGGCGAGGCCGCCGGGTCGGTGGGGGACTTCGGGACCATCCTCCCGATCGTCCTTGGCGTCGCCCTGGTCTGCGATGTAAACCTCGCGCATATCTTTCTCTTCTTTGCCCTCTGGTACGTTCTATCAGGGGTCTATTATCGTCTTCCTATACCCATCGAGCCCCTCAAGGCGGTCGGGGCGATCGCCATCGCAGAAGGACTGACCGCAGGTGAGATCGCCGGGGCCGGGATGATCATCGGGGTGATATTCCTTGCTCTTGGGTGCTGCGGGAGCATGACCTGGCTCAGGGATAGGATCCCGGTCCCGGTCATCAGGGGGGTGCAGGCTGGACTTGCCCTGATGCTGATCAAGACCTCTCTTGGTTTCGTCGTTTCCGACCCTCTCTTTGCCGGGATTTCCATTGCTGTGGTGGTGCTCTTCTTCCTTGCGGCGCTGCGCGGGACGATCAAGGATATCTCAGCGCTCGTCGTCCTCGGCATCGGGATCGTCGCGGGGGTACTCACCGCCGGCCTCCCCCAGGTCTCGATGATCGCCCTCCCCGCCCTCGTCCTCCCCGACCTTGCCGACCTCACGTATGCGGCGGTCTATCTTGTCCCTCCGCAGTTCCCGCTCACTCTCACGAACGCGATCCTGGCCACCGCCCTTCTCACCCACGACCTCTTCAAGACCGAGGTCGAGCCGGACCGCCTTTCCAGGACCATTGGAGTGATGAACCTGGTCTCGGTGCCCTTCGGCGGGTTCCCGATGTGCCATGGTGCCGGCGGGCTTGCCGCCCAGCACCGGTTCGGAGCGCGGACCGGCGGGGCGAACGTGATCGCAGGGGTGATCTTCCTCGGCTTCGCCCTCTTCTTCGCCTCGCCAGAGAGCCTTGCCCTCATCCCGCTTGGGGTTTTTGGCGGCCTGCTTATCTTTGCGGCGATCGAACTCGGTAAACACAGTCTCAAGACCGATTCATACCTCGTCACCGGGGTCATCGCCGCCCTCGCTCTCCTGGTGAACATCACCCTCGGGTTTGTGGTGGGCCTGGCCCTCGCGTACGTGCTGGAGGCAAGGAAGAAAAAGGTCGGTAGCACTCCTCACCAATAG
- a CDS encoding ABC transporter permease — translation MRRPSPLKAVTVGVAASLTAFIILLLLLVVTHPSPTALLSSITSREIQFAVYLSIVTSVASTAICILIAVPSAYALARYDFFGKNAVNTVVDMPLALPPLVAGVALLLFFGSTPIGQALAEAGLVFIFTPLGIVVAQVFVNFPFMLRIMRSTFESISPRYEYVAKTLGCTDIQALWRVTLPMATSGLIAGGVITWAKGIGEFGAALMLAGATRMKTETLPISLFLNMSCGELELAISAATILIIISIASLYVFERYGGSVRL, via the coding sequence GTGAGAAGGCCAAGTCCCCTGAAAGCGGTGACAGTAGGGGTTGCCGCCTCTCTTACCGCATTTATTATTCTTCTGCTCCTCCTTGTCGTCACCCACCCTTCTCCTACCGCGCTCCTCTCCTCCATCACCTCACGCGAGATCCAGTTTGCCGTCTATCTCTCGATCGTCACTTCGGTGGCCTCGACGGCGATCTGCATCCTGATCGCCGTGCCCTCGGCCTATGCCCTTGCACGATATGATTTCTTCGGCAAGAACGCCGTGAACACGGTCGTCGACATGCCACTCGCCCTCCCGCCGCTCGTCGCAGGTGTGGCCCTCCTCCTCTTCTTTGGGTCCACGCCGATCGGGCAGGCACTTGCCGAGGCAGGACTGGTCTTTATCTTCACGCCCCTCGGGATCGTGGTGGCCCAGGTCTTTGTGAACTTCCCGTTCATGCTCAGGATCATGCGCTCGACCTTCGAGTCGATCAGTCCGCGTTACGAATATGTGGCAAAGACCCTCGGGTGCACCGATATCCAGGCCCTCTGGCGGGTCACGCTGCCGATGGCGACGAGCGGACTCATCGCCGGCGGGGTGATCACCTGGGCAAAGGGGATCGGCGAGTTCGGGGCCGCGCTCATGCTTGCCGGTGCGACGCGGATGAAGACCGAGACCCTGCCGATCTCGCTCTTCCTGAACATGTCCTGCGGGGAACTCGAACTGGCCATCTCAGCGGCGACGATCCTGATCATCATCTCGATCGCCTCACTCTATGTCTTTGAACGCTATGGCGGGAGCGTCAGATTGTAG
- a CDS encoding uridylate kinase produces the protein MTAKRFELNSGLRGETMVRKGLMRQIEEIPQIRIMPDLNVIKIGGHGTIDFGREVVYPIVEEIGDLKEAGEKVLLVTGGGVRVRHIMDLGINLGMPTGVLAELAGKISEQNALMMSLLLSPYGGTQVSSDDLLELPTLTSLGLLPVTHGTPPYGLYEQPPEMGSIPPNRTDTGAVLIAEVMGAKNCILAKNVEGLFTDDPRLDPEADLISEITADDLLAKDMEDMVLEKNAVELLLHTKHVKEIRVVNGHVPGNITKAVKGEKIGTLIRA, from the coding sequence ATTACGGCAAAACGGTTTGAACTGAATTCAGGGCTCCGTGGAGAGACGATGGTGAGGAAGGGACTGATGCGGCAGATCGAAGAGATCCCGCAGATCAGGATCATGCCAGACCTGAATGTGATCAAGATCGGCGGGCACGGCACCATCGACTTCGGGCGTGAGGTGGTCTACCCGATCGTGGAGGAGATCGGGGACCTCAAGGAAGCCGGGGAGAAGGTGCTCCTGGTGACCGGCGGCGGCGTCCGTGTGCGGCATATCATGGACCTCGGGATCAATCTCGGGATGCCGACCGGCGTGCTCGCCGAACTTGCCGGCAAGATCAGCGAGCAGAATGCCCTGATGATGTCCCTCCTCCTCTCCCCGTACGGCGGGACGCAGGTCTCGTCAGACGACCTCCTCGAACTTCCCACACTCACCTCATTGGGGCTTCTGCCGGTGACTCATGGCACCCCGCCGTATGGGCTCTATGAACAACCTCCTGAGATGGGGTCGATCCCGCCGAACCGGACCGACACGGGTGCGGTGCTCATCGCCGAGGTGATGGGGGCGAAGAACTGTATCCTTGCAAAGAATGTCGAGGGGCTCTTCACCGACGACCCGCGCCTCGACCCTGAGGCAGACCTCATCTCTGAGATCACGGCAGACGACCTGCTTGCAAAGGACATGGAGGACATGGTCCTTGAGAAGAACGCCGTCGAACTTCTCCTCCACACCAAGCACGTGAAAGAGATCAGGGTGGTCAACGGGCATGTGCCAGGCAATATCACGAAGGCAGTAAAGGGTGAGAAGATCGGGACCCTGATCAGGGCCTGA
- the wtpC gene encoding tungstate ABC transporter ATP-binding protein WtpC, which yields MLSIEHLSKDMGEFVLKDATLQVNDGEYLVIIGPTGAGKTILLETLAGIYPPDSGRMVLDGRDITDAPPRERRISMVYQDYMLFPHLTVAENIEFGLRNQKVAQPEIEQKVMDAAKFLGIDHLLHRHPETLSGGEQQRAAIARAVVMEPALLLLDEPLSALDGRTRDKLRRELRRLHDAYGITVIHVTHNFEEVFSLADRVAVIRGGEIVQIGTPDEVFRKPNCEFVANFVGVENLFRGTCVRKDGLSEVTVEGVRMVSTALADGTEVCVTVRPEEILISPRPIGSCARNQYTGTVQEIADNGATVRVTVDCGIPLAVLITRQGYLEMGLAEGDTVSVAFKASSVQVF from the coding sequence ATGTTATCGATAGAACATCTTTCCAAAGACATGGGAGAGTTCGTCCTCAAAGACGCGACTCTCCAGGTAAATGACGGTGAATACCTGGTGATCATCGGACCGACCGGGGCGGGCAAGACGATCCTCCTTGAGACCCTTGCCGGGATCTATCCGCCTGATAGCGGCCGGATGGTCCTTGACGGCCGGGACATCACCGACGCCCCCCCGCGTGAACGGCGGATCAGCATGGTCTACCAGGACTACATGCTCTTTCCCCATCTCACGGTGGCGGAGAACATCGAGTTTGGACTGCGCAACCAGAAGGTTGCGCAACCCGAGATCGAGCAGAAGGTCATGGACGCCGCAAAGTTTCTCGGCATCGACCACCTCCTCCACCGCCATCCTGAGACCCTCTCAGGGGGCGAGCAGCAGCGTGCGGCCATCGCCAGGGCGGTCGTGATGGAGCCCGCGCTCCTGCTCCTCGACGAACCCCTGAGCGCGCTGGACGGGCGCACACGGGACAAACTCAGGCGAGAACTGCGCCGCCTCCATGACGCCTACGGGATCACGGTGATCCATGTCACCCACAACTTCGAGGAGGTCTTCTCGCTTGCCGACCGCGTGGCCGTGATCAGGGGGGGCGAGATCGTGCAGATCGGCACCCCTGACGAGGTCTTCAGGAAACCGAACTGCGAGTTTGTGGCAAACTTCGTCGGAGTGGAGAACCTCTTCAGGGGGACCTGTGTCAGAAAAGACGGACTCTCGGAGGTCACGGTCGAGGGCGTCAGGATGGTCTCGACGGCCCTTGCAGACGGCACGGAGGTCTGTGTCACGGTCCGCCCTGAAGAGATCCTGATCTCGCCGCGGCCGATCGGTTCCTGTGCACGGAACCAGTACACCGGGACAGTCCAGGAGATCGCCGATAATGGGGCGACGGTCAGGGTCACGGTCGACTGCGGCATCCCCCTGGCGGTGCTGATCACCAGGCAGGGCTATCTTGAGATGGGGCTTGCCGAGGGGGACACCGTCTCTGTGGCCTTTAAGGCCTCGTCTGTCCAGGTCTTCTGA
- a CDS encoding ABC transporter permease encodes MTGLFEGLDPIGEGLFQAIELILTLDPAVMEITVRSLIITFSAVLLGSLISLPIGAAIAFKEFPGRKSVINLVQTLYAVPTVVVGLVVFLFIRRTGPFGTLGLLFTPGGMVIGQTILVLPIIIGLTISALIAVDTTIRDTIISLGATKVQFFFSVLKEARFAIVAAVAMAFGRAISEVGAAIIIGGNIQASSFWSSTRILTTAITLETGRGDISLSIALGIILLSIALVVNIIMNFVQQR; translated from the coding sequence ATGACCGGGCTGTTCGAGGGACTCGACCCGATCGGGGAGGGGCTCTTCCAGGCGATCGAGTTGATCCTCACCCTTGACCCGGCGGTAATGGAGATCACCGTCCGTAGCCTGATCATCACCTTCTCGGCCGTCCTCCTTGGTTCGCTCATCTCCCTCCCGATCGGAGCGGCCATCGCCTTCAAGGAATTTCCCGGGAGAAAGTCGGTGATCAACCTGGTCCAGACCCTGTATGCCGTCCCGACCGTCGTCGTCGGGCTGGTGGTCTTTCTCTTCATCCGTCGGACCGGGCCCTTCGGGACTCTCGGGCTCCTCTTCACACCCGGCGGAATGGTCATCGGGCAGACGATCCTGGTCCTCCCCATCATCATCGGCCTCACTATCTCGGCGCTGATCGCGGTGGACACCACCATCAGGGACACCATCATCTCTCTTGGGGCGACGAAGGTCCAGTTTTTCTTTTCAGTCCTCAAGGAAGCACGGTTTGCGATCGTCGCCGCCGTGGCCATGGCCTTTGGTCGGGCGATCTCCGAGGTCGGGGCGGCGATCATCATCGGCGGGAACATCCAGGCCAGTTCGTTCTGGAGTTCAACCAGGATCCTGACGACCGCCATCACCCTTGAGACCGGGCGGGGAGATATCTCCCTCTCCATCGCCCTCGGGATCATTCTCCTCTCCATCGCCCTGGTCGTGAACATCATCATGAACTTTGTACAGCAACGGTGA
- a CDS encoding substrate-binding domain-containing protein yields the protein MVARYCTGAMKKIAVILLVVVMVAAAFICGCTTPEGGDATPTPTETTAAPAETTAAPEGTGTAPEGTQTLLIATTTSLQDTGLLDYLRPIFEEQYDADVKITAKGTGQSLELGRAGDVDVMMVHDRAREDEFIDEGYGANRRVFAYNYFTIVGPESDPAGIANMTPEEAFTTIHDKGLAEPGNVVFVSRGDDSGTHGKEKAIWEAAGLNYTADIQGSGEWYVEAGTGMGSTLVMTGEKEAYTLSDIGTYLAYKTETGLVPLVEEGEILLNIYSVMEIDPKKYPDVNSTLAKEWINFLISPEIQEEIGNFGVEEYGQPLFYPAQGNWEMLGVERAETEEPVT from the coding sequence ATGGTTGCGAGATATTGTACCGGTGCCATGAAAAAGATTGCTGTTATCCTGCTTGTCGTGGTCATGGTGGCCGCCGCCTTTATCTGCGGCTGTACCACCCCAGAAGGTGGAGATGCAACCCCAACCCCGACCGAGACGACTGCGGCACCGGCAGAAACGACTGCGGCGCCGGAAGGGACGGGCACGGCGCCAGAAGGAACACAGACCCTTTTAATCGCAACGACGACCAGTCTCCAGGACACCGGGCTCCTGGATTATCTCAGACCGATCTTTGAGGAGCAGTATGATGCAGACGTGAAGATCACCGCAAAAGGGACAGGACAGTCCCTTGAACTTGGGAGAGCAGGGGACGTGGACGTGATGATGGTCCATGACCGCGCCCGCGAGGACGAATTCATCGACGAGGGCTATGGGGCCAACCGCCGGGTCTTTGCCTACAACTACTTCACCATCGTCGGCCCTGAATCCGACCCGGCCGGGATCGCAAACATGACCCCTGAAGAGGCTTTCACCACAATCCATGACAAGGGACTTGCCGAACCAGGGAACGTCGTCTTTGTCTCCAGGGGTGACGATTCAGGGACGCACGGAAAAGAGAAGGCCATCTGGGAAGCCGCCGGCCTCAATTACACCGCCGACATCCAGGGTTCTGGTGAGTGGTATGTCGAGGCAGGCACCGGGATGGGGTCCACCCTGGTGATGACCGGCGAGAAGGAGGCCTACACCCTCAGCGACATCGGAACCTATCTCGCCTACAAGACCGAGACAGGTCTGGTCCCACTGGTCGAGGAGGGAGAGATCCTCCTGAACATCTACAGCGTGATGGAGATCGACCCCAAGAAGTATCCTGACGTCAACAGCACCCTTGCCAAAGAGTGGATCAACTTCCTCATCTCGCCCGAGATCCAGGAGGAGATCGGGAACTTCGGTGTCGAGGAGTACGGCCAACCGCTCTTCTACCCTGCACAGGGGAACTGGGAGATGCTCGGGGTGGAGCGTGCGGAGACCGAAGAACCGGTCACCTGA
- a CDS encoding ABC transporter ATP-binding protein, with translation MILTVRDASFSYDGTRTIFEGVSFSVDRGECLCILGPNGTGKSTLIKCLINVLPLDVGTITLNDTEITSLSRTEVAQQIAYVPQAHQIVFPFDVIDFVLMGRAPHLSLFASPGRADQHIAEDALVTVGIDHLAHRPVSEISGGELQLALIARALAQQPAVMVLDEPTSHLDFGNQVRVLRLIERLAEEGIAVVMTSHFPDHSFIIPQNVAIMKDGGFIAVGPAKEVLTPGHLSKAYGIDVAISYVEEAGRMACIPSVCRTP, from the coding sequence ATGATCCTGACAGTCAGAGATGCCTCGTTCTCATATGACGGGACAAGGACGATCTTTGAGGGGGTTTCTTTCTCCGTCGACCGGGGGGAATGCCTCTGCATCCTCGGCCCAAACGGCACCGGCAAGTCCACCCTGATCAAGTGTCTCATCAATGTCTTACCGCTGGATGTCGGCACCATCACACTCAATGACACGGAGATCACCTCGCTTTCCAGAACCGAGGTGGCCCAACAGATCGCCTATGTGCCGCAGGCCCATCAGATCGTCTTCCCCTTCGATGTCATCGACTTTGTGCTGATGGGACGGGCACCTCACCTCTCCCTCTTTGCCTCTCCAGGACGTGCAGACCAGCACATTGCAGAGGACGCACTGGTCACCGTGGGGATTGACCACCTTGCCCATCGCCCGGTCTCAGAGATCAGCGGCGGCGAATTGCAACTTGCCCTCATTGCACGAGCACTGGCACAGCAGCCTGCGGTGATGGTCCTCGACGAACCAACCTCACATCTCGATTTCGGAAATCAGGTGCGGGTTCTCCGCCTCATCGAGCGGCTTGCAGAGGAAGGGATCGCCGTGGTAATGACCTCGCACTTCCCTGACCACAGTTTCATCATTCCACAGAATGTGGCGATCATGAAGGACGGCGGGTTCATCGCTGTCGGTCCGGCTAAAGAGGTTCTGACTCCAGGACACCTCAGCAAGGCCTATGGCATCGATGTGGCGATCTCCTATGTCGAAGAAGCCGGACGAATGGCCTGTATCCCCTCAGTCTGCCGGACTCCATGA
- a CDS encoding uridylate kinase, giving the protein MKSGRYELESGLRGETLVRKGLMQRTGEVPQIRIMPDLNVIKFGGHGTIDYGREVVFPIVEEIGALKTGGEKVLVVTGGGGRVRHIMDIGINLGMPTGVLAELAGKISEQNAIMMTVLLSSYGGVRVHTADLLQLPTIIALGLLPVTHGTPPYGLYEQPAEVGSIPPNRTDTGAVLIAEVMGAKNCILAKNVDGQFSEDPRINPGAELIPEISAKALLAMDLEDLVLERRAVELLLHTKHVKEIKVVNGHVPGNITKAVKGERVGTVIRG; this is encoded by the coding sequence ATGAAATCAGGCCGATATGAACTGGAGTCAGGGCTACGGGGCGAGACCCTGGTGAGAAAGGGACTGATGCAGCGGACCGGGGAGGTCCCGCAGATCAGGATCATGCCAGACCTGAATGTGATCAAGTTTGGCGGACATGGGACGATCGATTATGGCAGGGAAGTGGTCTTCCCGATCGTGGAGGAGATCGGGGCGCTCAAGACGGGCGGGGAGAAGGTGCTGGTAGTGACCGGCGGCGGGGGACGGGTGCGCCATATCATGGACATCGGCATCAACCTCGGGATGCCGACCGGCGTGCTTGCCGAACTTGCCGGCAAGATCAGCGAACAGAACGCGATCATGATGACTGTCCTCCTCTCTTCCTATGGGGGGGTGCGGGTCCACACCGCCGACCTCCTCCAGCTTCCGACGATCATCGCCCTCGGGCTCCTGCCGGTGACCCATGGCACCCCACCGTACGGGCTCTACGAGCAACCGGCCGAGGTGGGATCGATCCCGCCAAACCGGACTGACACGGGTGCGGTGCTCATCGCCGAGGTGATGGGGGCGAAGAACTGTATTCTTGCAAAGAACGTTGATGGCCAGTTTTCCGAGGACCCGAGGATCAACCCCGGCGCCGAGTTGATCCCTGAGATCTCGGCCAAGGCCCTCCTTGCCATGGACCTCGAAGACCTGGTGCTGGAGCGCAGGGCAGTCGAACTCCTCCTCCACACCAAGCACGTGAAGGAGATCAAGGTGGTCAACGGGCATGTGCCGGGCAATATCACGAAGGCGGTGAAGGGAGAAAGGGTCGGGACGGTGATCAGGGGGTAA